ttttcttaacAATAGAACAATTGTTGCAGAGCTCCCCcagatattttctttattttttggtTTGCGAGTCTTTCACAGACAATGAAAGTATGCTGGATCAAATGTTGTATTTTGTAATAGCTATACTTTGGTATGACATGAAGACTTCACAGCATTTCTTTAGCTGTTTCGCCCTTTCAATTGAATACAATCCCATTGGCCTCATACTCTTTTAAACAAGTAAATCTGAAACAAAAGTTCAGTATCTTTCTATTAAATTTGGAGAATCCATGTTGTAAGATGTATTTTAAGTTCCCGAGTTATGTCTTTGGTATGTTGAAGCTAAAGCCTTTTTATTGTGAAATAGCATAATAAACCATGTAGAACTTACTGCCTAATTCAATAGTATAATTGCTACTTACATTAATAAAGCCATTACTTTAGAATATGTCTTCTACTTATCAATGATATGGAAAGCCTGAACAATAGCAGAGTTGGAGAAAAATGGTTGTATTGAAGAAGGGTATATGTGTGTCTGTCAGGGACTAATGGATTGGGATGGTTGCTCCTCAGTGTATCAGCCATGTTGGAGATCATGAACACCTATaaaataatatgattttttttcctgaggagcATTCAGACTTTAGTAGAATATATATAGAATGTTGCCACGTTTTATTAATGCACTGATGCTTTGGTGCACTCTAAAAACAAAGGAGTTAAATTAGACATCAATGGGGACTTAACTGATTGAATGCTGTTCTGTTTTAGTCGCATTTTCACAAGACATTTTCATGGCTTATGAAGATAGCCACTGTGCTATgacaaatgtttctttttctccttaaataaaataaaaaaataattacttgAATGCTTCTGGTGTTAGTTCTTCATAAAATAATTGCTTATGTTTGGGGATTAGCACCTCCATTGTGCTTAATCAGACAAAACTAGAATTCAatacacaacaaaataaaaaactaaCCTTTCAAAAGCACTTGCTGTTCTGGCTCATTAAAGTATTGTCTCTGTTGGACAGCAGTTCTTAGAAAACCATAAAAATTAATAGTGTATTTAAAAAGTGCTTTATTGGCATGTTTTCCCAAATACTAATTTAGCTTTAGTGGTTAATTGTTCTATCTTCAGGGCGGTGGACTACTAAAGTAAATACCAGGAATTTTAAGTTTTCCTGGTCCTATATTTTCATCTCAGGTTAAAAAAATGTATCTTCTGCTCTATCTAAAAACAAAGGTTATCAATATTCTAACTTATTTGACTTGAGAAGTTTTTGAGCCCATATAGAAATCTGGTAGCAAATCCACATTTTAgctgttttcattttgtattcctctgtgtaatttattgtttttctccTGCACACATTTTATGAGAGTGTTTTTGAACTCTGTTTTCATGAACATGGAAAATGGGAAAGGATCTATGTGATTTATATTTCTTGTAAAATTGGCACATTCATATTTTAGCTTTTCTCACTGAAGAAATACTGTATTCTGTAGCAGTTCATGCATTCGCTCATCTGGACTTCTCACTGCTCTTCTCGTTCTTTGGATGCTAGTCTTCATGATGGAGTTGTTCTCCATCCCTGCTcagtgtaattaaaaaaaatcagattgaaACCAGCCAAATAGCTGATAAACCAAGGAGACATTGCTTAATAGTGCTTATCACAGTATCCTGGGCATTGCTTAGTAGTAAATAAGGAGTTGCTTTTTTTGTTGGCTCAGTGATTGACTGCAACAAGTTATCATCACTTACTGTATTTCTTTGCCAAGATCCAGATTTATAAAGTGATTCCATTACAATTTAGCTGTCTCTGTAATTTAATTTTGCAACTCGAGATCACCAAAATGTTGATCATGACATGTAGTAGAAAAACAATATGTTCTTAATGTTAAACTGTTTTTCTGGCCTAGAATTTCTATCACAAGTGATATTTTGTGTTAATTTCTTTAAGTGTTTCTTATTTAAGATTTATCAAATTGTTATAATGTTTATGAATTGCTATTCTAATACCtgctggttgttaaattactttcATGGAAACTGCAGCGTCTTGTATAAAAGATGAGACATACTTTTATTAGATGTCGTTTAGAAATTCCTAATGcttctaaaattattttattttactttcagcttcctttttttaCTGGCGTCTAATGTTAAAGAAGTGCTAGATCACATAAACTGAATTTGAATTTGGTTATAAATAATGTAGATACTTAGAAGCTGGATTAGACCACTTGCATTTAATGTGATGACTACAGTGAAAATGCTATTTAAATATTAGAAGATTATACCCTTTGTTATTcccactttctttccttccctattTCACATAATTGGAGCTCTATTCTTATGTACTCTTAGTTGAAGCAATTTCTGACAGTTTCTTCTACTGCCATCGGCTTATTTTCTAGATGGGAAGTGATGGAGTTTTGCGCCTCAGTAGTTCCGCTCTAAATAATGAATTCTTTGCATATGCAGCACAAGGGTGGAAACAACGACTGGCAGAAGGTGATTTTGTATTTGTTATTAAATTTACcaagtactgatttttttttatcatggcCAAAAATATACACACTTCTAAGTACGTTttgtaaaacagaaaataaagtagTAGGGTTTAAAAATGACATGCTCATATTTATCTTCAGATTATTTTAATCACAGAAGTACCCAGCAAAGGAAGTTTGTTTGAACAATTGTATTCAAAATATGAACAAGCATTTTCATCCATGTCAACTGCAGAACACAAATGCATGTGACTAAGCCCCACAAATATGTATTTGGGAAATACCAAAGAAAAGGCTgtaaatgaatatttttaatgtttttactcaGATAATATTTGCATTAAAATAACTTTTGCGGCACTGAACATGTAAGATAAAGAGTGAAACACTATGGTAATGAATATAAACATTACATCTAACCAGCTGCATGGGGAAATTCTGAGAATGAATGATTCCTTCCTATTACAGTCCTCCATAGACCTGGAAAGCTGCTTCTGAAAGTTGTGTTACTTCTGGAACCACATCTGGTGCAGCACAAAAACTTGAAGAGCAAATTATAGAAGAAGCTCAAAATATTTGGGAATGCTTGGATGGGTGTGCTAGGATCTTTGGAACTTGGCCAGCATGAATATCTTGTGGCATGATCAACCTTGCAATTATTTTTGCATCACCTCTGTTGGTTTCAGTGGTGCTTCTGTATATACTCCCACTGTAATTGCAACTGAAACTGTTCATGGATCCTTAAATGAATTCTTTGGAATTCAATATGCTACTGCTTGTATCTTTTAGGAGAATTTACTCCTGAAATGCAGTTGCGTATCAGGCAAGagattgaaaaagaaaagaaaacagaacctTGGAAAGAAAAGTTCTTTGAAAGATTTTATGGTGAAAAGTAAGTATCAAAGTAATATTTAGTATTTTAATTAAAGAATGTGCctcatgtaatttttttctttttaatgcttttattatACAAACTGTTCAAATACAAGATCAGCATTATTCAGCCACTTGTTTGCTTAATAATGTATGCATAAAGTTAAAACAGAGTTGAAGAAAATCATCTACAGCACCTTAAGATAcatggaggaaaggcaagataaaaattatttttgaaagatACAAGAAATCTTCTCAGATGTCAGTAAAGAATTTTTATATGCTATTGCTGGAAGATTTGTCTCATATCATATATCTAGTCCATAAAGTCTGAATATCCTAGCTCTAATAACACATCCctacaaaatctaataataacAATTAATATTATTTTCTGTTATGACAAACAACAACATGATTTTTTTCAAATCCAATAGCAGCAGTTGGAATCATAACATGCTGTAGTGATGTCTTCTAAATTAATTCCTTATGATCTTTTGGTATAAAATCATCCATATTGGCCATATAATTTTGCTTTCACATTGACTTATcctgtgattttaaaatgttgtataaTATTGGAATAGtcttcctattttttaaatttgttgttcgCCTTCGTCGTTTTCTTCATTCTTGCATTCCAGCTTTACTTGTTCTTTGCCTTAAAATCCCGCACTTGGTAAAGCTTCCTTAGACTATTATAGCCTATTTTTGTGTGCTTTCTGTAATGCTAGCGATAGTCTACTTCCAACCTTATTACTCGTTTATCAAACCTTTGTCCTGTCTGTCTTATCTAAACGGTAAATTTATGGGTAGGAAAGTGTCATTTCTATGTTTCTAGGTAAGCTGTTGGTGATAAATGTGGATGGAGAGAGGTAATTGCAGATAATTTACAGTACTAGCAGTAGCTCTGGTATTACAGATAAAACATAGCAGCATGTCAGCACTTTCCTTAAATGTGGGTCTTTCTTGATCACATCTACAAGGAGTGATGGGTTGATACAATTTAAAGCACAAAAAGGGCAGTTGGGAGATGTAACTGAACCCCTCTCTCATCTACAGCTTTTTCTCATCCAGCTTCTCAGCTAGACTAATTTTTGCATGGGAGCCTGGCTAAAGCAAAGATGACCTTCAAGGGACATGCTGTGGGAGGATGAGTTGTGAAGAGAAAGGGTTCTGTTCTTCTCACCAGGCACTTTTTTGTCTCTCATACTTGAATTTACTGCTGCACCTTACCACATGATTGCTGCAGATTGCAATTAAGGATTCTAATCTGCTGCTGTCCAGCATAGTTTAGCCCTAGAGCTTTGctcaattctttaaaaaaaattacaggaagaAGTCAGgtatgttctggtttatttttatgGTGAATTCACAAGTAGAAACACATCGAAAATGGCTGAAATTATTTTCAAGGGAAAGGTCTGACTGATTTGATTTAAGATTTTCTGtggaaataaaattaattaagagGAATGTAGAAAATATAGAAGCTTTGTAGCACTTTTTCAGGTAATTGTCTCATGTCAATTAAGTGATATCATTATTTTACGGAACTGACCTCTGAATTTTGACTTTGGAAAACATGTTTAGTGGATTAAAACTTTAGTGGATTAAAACAGTTTAATTGGGAAATATTTCCAGcaaaattattattgttattcatTTCACAAACTAAAATTAAAGTTATGTATATTTCTGGGTTTTATGAAATTTAAATATGACCGTTGTATAGCAAAAAAACATATTGTACATTCAATATTTTGTATTGTTAGTTTGTAATTTGTTTCCTAAACTTGGATTATTTCAGAGTCCTACCTCAGTGTATGGAAATCTGATCTATGTTTATCATGTGATGTTGTTGATTCTTCCTATATTCTTATCTAGAggattccaaaatggctgcttcaccTGGTTTCTCTTATCTAACATGAGAGTGTCAGTGACCATTATTGTTTAATTTTCAGGCACTAGGTTGGAGCCAACTTTTTTACTCGGTCTCAACAGATTCTCCTCCTCTGTACACCAGTTTTCCCACATGACTTTTCTTCATTCAAATCCGGTGTTCTTCCAGCATAGCCTTGGGGGGAGGAGGTCAAAGGGAATTACTTACTCTCTTTTTCACCAACAGAAATGTTCTTTGGATCCACCCCACTGTTTCAAAGACAGAATTAGCATTGTAAGGACCAAAGAGGCTGTCAGATGTGCCAAGACTTGTTTTTTAGCCTGTACAACCCTCACCGGCTACATTGTGGCTATACAGTCATCACTGCAGGGGAAGGGACTGATACTGCTTGTGAATTTTATAGTGCCTCTTCCTTGGTTTAATGTACCATAGGAAATTTAAATCTTTCCAAAAATATGTTATAAACTATCAGGTCATCTGTGTGTCTTTCATAGTTGCACATCTAAAGACACACTCTCTATATAGAGTGGTCATGGAGATATGAATGAGATAAGCAGATGATATAGCTATGCCCGCAGTAGCACTTTTGTACAAATTTGGATAAATACATAATAAGCTTCAGATAAATAGATTCTGCAGGGTTTTGAGTCATCCTCATTTTTGTTTCAATTGCTGCGTCATCACAGAAGTAACACTAATTACACTTTTATCGTCAGTTTTCTGAAACCAActgcaacccacccacccccatcctggtATCAGCTACAAAAACACCAGCTTGGTGTGAAAATTTATGTACTTGCAAGTCTCTCATTTGGATTACAGCCACTGTAAACTTTTGAGTTAGTATAAATAGTTTGGAGTAAAACTTTTTTAGTTGAGAAGAAAAATGCATTGTTGGTAGATGACAGTAATTTATATCTGCATTATCCAGCTTTAGTTCTTTGGCTTCATCCAAAACTCATACTTTTGCAGCATGCAGTGAAATTTATGAACTGTTAGTGGTTATTTGAAGTGTTTGTGAGGTGTTCATTGTTTAATCATATGTGATTTATGTTTAGGCTTGGAATGTCAATAGAAGAATCTATGAAACTTACATCTACACAGAACAATAATGAAGATGAAGATAAGTCACTCTTTGGATCTTCAGATTTGCCTGGTCCTTCAAAAGAATCAGCTTTTGATGATCATGAAGAGAAAAACAATCAGCTACCACCATTGCCAGGGACAGGTTTCTGTCAGTCCCTTTGCAACATGGAACATGTTCCAGCCAAAGATGTACTAACAGAAGCAGAAGACATTTTGATACCTGAAGAGTCTGTTATTCAAGAGGAGATTGCTGAGGAGGTTGAGACAAGTATTTTTGAGTGTCAAGAGGAAAACCATAAAGCAGAACATGTGAATACTAAACAACCTGATAGTCCAGTGGGCTcaaatgaagaaacagaaactttATCACTTCCAGAGAACTCTGAATCCTGTGTTGTGATGAATGATGTAGTAGTTGCATTGGCTCATGATGAAGTTAAGGTAGAGGAGAAATTACAGTATTGCCAAGAAGAAATGGCAGTCATGACTGATCAAATGGAAAACAGTTTATCACCTTCACAGTCTGCTTCATCTACAAATTCTCTCAGTAATATGGAAGAAAAGGACACAGAGTCTACAAAAGAGCTAAGTCCTCATGGAAAATACTCCCCTGTCCTCAATGGTTCGTTGTTCACTGGCGGAAGTGTTGCTGTTCATATGGAGCTGCAGAGTGATCCTGAAGAGCAGTCATCTGAGAATGCTTGTATTTCTGAAACTTCATTTTCTTCTGAAAGCCCAGAAGAACCATGTGTTGGTATTGCATCTCCTGGAGGTGATACCCAGTCTACTTCTGAGGAGCCTTGTACTCCAGTATCTCCTGAAACAGCTTGTTCATCTGATGTATCTTgcactgaaaacactgaaaatgataGTCAGCAAAAAACTATGAATGATGATCTGCATACATCTGTAATATCTGAAGTATCGCCAATGCCAGCCTCACCTGTAACATCAGAATCATCTAATATGTCCAATTTGCCTTTGACTTCGGAAGCATCGCCAGTTTCTAATTTACCTTTACCATCAGAAACATCACCAATGTCTGATTTGCCTTTAACATCTGAAACCTCTTCAGTGTCTTCTGTTCTTTTAGCTTCTGAAACATCTCACTCCAGCAGTTTACCGCTACCTTCAGAAACATCTCCACTTTCTAGTTCCCCAGTAAGTGAAAGATTTATTCTGCAGCAAAGAAAATCACCATGTCTGTCTGAAGAATCTCTGTCACCACTGAAAGAAGAGGCTTCTACTATTCCTAATGCTTCTCAAGAGGAGAGTATTGCTTCTCAGCAAAAACAGCTCCATGGTGTACCTGAAACTGTGAAAGCTGCCATACCTGAAGCTTCAACAGTAGAGAAATCTCATAGGAATTTTACTAATCAACCATGTAGACCACATACTGAAATAGAAAAAATCTTTATTTCTTCTGTATCTGAACATTCTTCTTCAGAGGTGATAAAAATTAGAAACCATGGGGCTCaacaaaaaactgaaaagaaaagtaCGATCTCTCAACTGGAGTTGTCTGTTCTAACAGAAGTGGCCGGATGCAAAAATACTGAATCTCTTCCATCTAAACTACATGATAAACTATATACCTCATCAGAAAAATTGATGTTCTCAGAAGTGGGCAGAAGTAAGTCTCATAAACTTCAAGGGGCAACCCAGAGTCGGTTTGAAGGTTCCTATTCAAAGTCTTCAGAAGCCACAAAGTCACCTGAAGTAAAAAGTGAAAGTAGAGACCTAGAGATCCCAAAGAGGAAGACCGCTGAACACCACAGTTTTGGGATCTGCAAAGAGAAGCGAGCTAGAATTGAAGATGAGCAATCTCATCGTAATGTATCAACAAATTCATCGGAGAAAGAGCAGCCGCCTAGAGAAGAGCCGAGAGTCCCACCTCTTAAGGTAAAATGATGGGGAGTATATTGACACACAGATATTAATCAGCTGATTCTGGAGTAATTCAAACAAGTACttctagaccaggagtctgcaacctgcggctctccagatgttcatggactacaattcccatcagcccctgccagcatggccaattggccatgctgcagtggctgattggatttgtagtccatgaacatctggtgagccgcaggttgcagacccctgttctagacagtgAAGGCTTTCTTCTATTAATTCTAGTTAATAGCTGCCAGCTGATAGTACAGGGAGAATAATATTTGTTTCTTTGTAAGGCACCAAAAAGATGATAGCCTTCTTACTATaccatattttatattttaaaaggaagctgcacatttttttgagaaATAGAAAGGTAAAACTGGTGGAGAATGCTCTTATAGTACGTTTCCCCACACTATCCTTAGAGATCTATTCATGAAAGCAAGCCAATTGTTGTCACTGCACTATTACAGGATGTTAAAAATTTAACACCCTTTAATTACATAGATGTTGCAACTTTCTAAGCAGCATGATTTTTGGAAAgggaaccctcccccccctttaatACAGGACAAACTCAGTGGCCATGAATAAGAAGCTAAGTGTACGGCTCACACTCATGCATAAACTCTTCAGCATCATAAAATTTGACTACAGATTTAAAATAAACTCCAGTGATTTTTGGTTGATTCAGAAGTGAGTGATGGAAGGTGGAATTATTCCCACAGGACAGCCCGTTAGTGAACCTGCCAGgagcttttaaatattttatatattgtgtGAACGACACAGTGGGATCATTATGGACAATAGTTGTTAAAGGGTACATAATATTCAGCCTTTTCCCTGTGATAGTTGGTAAAATTTTCCATTCATGCAATGAAATCTGTCATGTGATATTACAAGAATTCATTATGTATAGTTCTTAATTGAGAATCACAATAATTATACGTAATGAATGCTTGTAATATCTCATGAAAGATTTCATTGCTTGAATGGGAAAAATTACCAACTATTCTTAACCGCTATTCTTGCACTGAGAGATAGCTCTTCTGTTGCACCTTTGACGTCCTTCTTATTAACTAGCCGTTCTGCAGATTTGTGTGAGAGGGTAGCCAGTTTACTACCCTGTGCAAAGTTTAGGTGCTGTAAAATCTATAACATATgcatttttgtaattttgttttgtagcagtggtgtagtggttaagagcaggtgtattctacttgggaggaatcgggtttgattccccgcttccacctgagctgtgcagacttatctggggaattcagattaacctgtatactccaacacatgccagctgggtgaccttgggctagtcactgttcttctgagctctctcagccccacctacctcacagggtgtttgttgtgagcggggaagggaaaggagtttgtaagcccctttgagtctccttgcaggagagaaagggagatgtaaatccaactcttcttcttcttatatgacTTTTTAATGTAAATTGTATctctttttaattgttatattggACAATACTTGGATGTCAATAAAGACCTAGGTATGTACTGAGaatcacttttttttccttttcagattCAGCTTTCAAAAATTGGTCCACCTTTTATTATCAAGAGCCAGCCTGTTTCCAAACCAGAACCTAGGGCTTCTCCAAGCACATCAGTTAGTAGTGGGAGGAACACTGGGGCCAGAACACTTGCAGATATCAAAGCAAGAGCCCAGCAAGCCAGAGCACAGAgggaggcagcagctgctgcagcagttGCCGCAGCTGCCAGCATTGTCTCTGGAGGTCTAGGGAGCCCCTGTGAAGGTGGAAAGACAAGAACGTTGGCACACATCAAGGAACAGACAAAGGCCAAATTATTTGCAAAGCACCAAGCGAGAGCCCATTTACTCCAGAGTAATAAAGAAACAAAGTCTCAACCTGCCTCCAAGGAAGGTCCATCAGTCTTAGAGACTTCTGCCTCTTCTGAAACAAAGATTGAAGGTTCTACTGGTGTAATCATAGTTAATCCTAACTGCAGGTCTCCTAGCAACAAGTCGGCTCACCTTCGTGAAACTACCACTTTATTGCAGCAGTCACTTAATACCAGTACTGTGTCAGAAACTAGTACTGACATCTCTGAACACAGTTCTGATGAAAACATACCTATGTCTCATTTGTGTGAGAAAATTCTTTCATCTACCTCTGCAGAAAGTAACAGTGTGTCAGTGCTGTACAATAAAACCTCAGTCCCCATGTCTATGTGTAGTGCTGCTATGTCAGGAGCAATTAAGGAACTTCCTTTTGCAGGTTCTGCTGAAAAGTCCTCTGTTTTAATGTCAATTGAAAGCACAGACACAAAGGCTTGCAATATAAACATGCTGAAATCCATCCAAGGAACTGACACTCCATGCATTGCCATCATGCCAAAATGTGTTGAGAGTCCCACCGTGCCAGCTGCAGTAGATAGTACAGCTCTGTCAAATTCCATGGATGAAAAAAGATTGCCAATAGCAAGCAGCAATGCAAACGTTGTTATTTCCAGTCAGTATACCACTGTGCCAACTTCATCCATTGCAAATAATTTGCCAAATCATTTGGGTGGCAACTCTGTTCTTATTCCTCCAGTGGGATCAGCAAATAGATATTCTGCTGATAAGACAGCTACAACAGGGTGCAGTGACCAAAGTTCTTTGTCAAGCAGCACTTCTGTTAGGGCAGCTTTACACTGCAGTGAGGTACTTCCAGCAGCTGATTCTGGTGGCAGGACTTCCATTTCAATATTTGCTGGTAACGTGATGGCAGCAAGTTCTTATGAGAATTCTGCTAAGATGAGCACTGAGACTGTGGACAGAAATTGTGGAATGAGAAGTCGAATAGACATGTCTGGTAAATCCTCAGTAGGTTATGCACAAGCACCCATGAATAGATCTATTCCTTGTAAAGTCATTGTTGACCACACAACAACAGCAATGAACTCAAATTTGTCCCTGGGTACTTCTGTTGAAAACTCAGAAATCAACACAGATATGCACAGCCGATCTATCAGGACAGAAACCGCCTTACAAAATATAGCATGTCCTCAAGTGTCTGTAATCAGCAGGCCAGAGCTTCTTACCAGTGAAAATCTGGACCACAGTTCTGGCTTTAACACTGTTACGGCAAAGCAAAATGGCAAACATTTGCAAGCATCGTGTAGTAGTCTTCGAGAAGTGCCTCTAGCTCCTCAAGATAAACGCCTTGAGGCTGTTCCTCCCAGCCAAGGTTTTTCTGAACAATTACGAGGTCCTTTGGCTTTCAAAAATGAAACAGATCCTATCTGTGCCAACCTGTATAACAGTAGCAGAATCTGCTGGAATAATGAGGAGGCAATGAATACTGACCAGTCTTTGCATAGCCATCTTAACCCAAATAAGTTTAAGGAATACACCGAGCAAAACTGCTTA
The window above is part of the Sphaerodactylus townsendi isolate TG3544 linkage group LG09, MPM_Stown_v2.3, whole genome shotgun sequence genome. Proteins encoded here:
- the ASXL3 gene encoding putative Polycomb group protein ASXL3 isoform X3, translated to MTAKQILEVIQKEGLKETRNGTSPLACLNAMLHTNTRVGDGTFFKIPGKAGLYALRKEDSTCPTDGTLDLGCESELDGTEMAETNSSAGEENGVCTKQAPEEVSSIRDSNLMNAPMQSKLVSSFQQHTKKALKQALRQQQKRRNGVSMMVNKTVPRVVLTPLKVSDEQSDSPSGSESKNGEADSSDKEMKHGQKSPTGKQMSQHLKRLKKSGLGHLKWTKAEDIDIETPGSILVNTNLRALINKHTFLSLPQHFQQYLLLLLPEVDRQMGSDGVLRLSSSALNNEFFAYAAQGWKQRLAEGEFTPEMQLRIRQEIEKEKKTEPWKEKFFERFYGEKLGMSIEESMKLTSTQNNNEDEDKSLFGSSDLPGPSKESAFDDHEEKNNQLPPLPGTGFCQSLCNMEHVPAKDVLTEAEDILIPEESVIQEEIAEEVETSIFECQEENHKAEHVNTKQPDSPVGSNEETETLSLPENSESCVVMNDVVVALAHDEVKVEEKLQYCQEEMAVMTDQMENSLSPSQSASSTNSLSNMEEKDTESTKELSPHGKYSPVLNGSLFTGGSVAVHMELQSDPEEQSSENACISETSFSSESPEEPCVGIASPGGDTQSTSEEPCTPVSPETACSSDVSCTENTENDSQQKTMNDDLHTSVISEVSPMPASPVTSESSNMSNLPLTSEASPVSNLPLPSETSPMSDLPLTSETSSVSSVLLASETSHSSSLPLPSETSPLSSSPVSERFILQQRKSPCLSEESLSPLKEEASTIPNASQEESIASQQKQLHGVPETVKAAIPEASTVEKSHRNFTNQPCRPHTEIEKIFISSVSEHSSSEVIKIRNHGAQQKTEKKSTISQLELSVLTEVAGCKNTESLPSKLHDKLYTSSEKLMFSEVGRSKSHKLQGATQSRFEGSYSKSSEATKSPEVKSESRDLEIPKRKTAEHHSFGICKEKRARIEDEQSHRNVSTNSSEKEQPPREEPRVPPLKIQLSKIGPPFIIKSQPVSKPEPRASPSTSVSSGRNTGARTLADIKARAQQARAQREAAAAAAVAAAASIVSGGLGSPCEGGKTRTLAHIKEQTKAKLFAKHQARAHLLQSNKETKSQPASKEGPSVLETSASSETKIEGSTGVIIVNPNCRSPSNKSAHLRETTTLLQQSLNTSTVSETSTDISEHSSDENIPMSHLCEKILSSTSAESNSVSVLYNKTSVPMSMCSAAMSGAIKELPFAGSAEKSSVLMSIESTDTKACNINMLKSIQGTDTPCIAIMPKCVESPTVPAAVDSTALSNSMDEKRLPIASSNANVVISSQYTTVPTSSIANNLPNHLGGNSVLIPPVGSANRYSADKTATTGCSDQSSLSSSTSVRAALHCSEVLPAADSGGRTSISIFAGNVMAASSYENSAKMSTETVDRNCGMRSRIDMSGKSSVGYAQAPMNRSIPCKVIVDHTTTAMNSNLSLGTSVENSEINTDMHSRSIRTETALQNIACPQVSVISRPELLTSENLDHSSGFNTVTAKQNGKHLQASCSSLREVPLAPQDKRLEAVPPSQGFSEQLRGPLAFKNETDPICANLYNSSRICWNNEEAMNTDQSLHSHLNPNKFKEYTEQNCLKNVKTEPSSFVHVNEMHSRNVVTSIALPIKSEMNESDKCFRMDTEDFARPEMPLQTAERATSAQPAQSSKIAVADSMENSLTLSAETLKRVTNTGSSSCRLSSVEANNPLVTQLLQGNLPLEKVLPQPRLGAKLEINRLPLPLQTTSVCKSVTSERNVVENPSSSPNTDGRSFTAASIAPLQIRKRENHPKKRMARTVGEVKCEPGKPSVETDVKVGPCVISSSMSQLGHGQLFKQEWPNKHAIQSRIAHSPEIKQQKRPLPSCSFQQNLFNVDKNGSFPAESSTSHRQHFYQLPMAARGSVPTAALMQTALKAPSGCSAFAFSRHLDQKGLGEVNVSTAHQLRLGSVFSPNIQIKEGDDISSASQILQNKSLVHPPPPLPPPPPPPPPLPNAEASSDHKQLTVTMETTKRLSWPQQASVCSNIKTEPISFEEGLSSSCELGIKQTSYDQNEVKEQLKAFALKNADFPSYLLSEPQKPFPQLTAQKIQTQQQQQQQQLCGNYPTIHFGSTSFKRAASAIEKSIGILGSSSNTASSLSIQNTPIPVQKFADSSSADELELKCSCRLKAMIVCKGCGAFCHDDCIGPSKLCVACLVVR